The Porites lutea chromosome 11, jaPorLute2.1, whole genome shotgun sequence genome includes a region encoding these proteins:
- the LOC140952445 gene encoding developmentally-regulated GTP-binding protein 1-like isoform X2, producing MGILEKIAEIESEMARTQKNKATAHHLGLLKARLAKLRRELITPKGGGGVQGEGFDVAKTGDARIGFVGFPSVGKSTLLTNLAGVYSEVAAYEFTTLTTVPGVIRYKGAKIQLLDLPGIIEGAKDGKGRGRQVIAVARTCSLIFIVLDVLKPLGHKRLIEHELEGFGIRLNKEPPNITFRRKEKGGINLQTTCNQSELDIDSVRSILSEYRIANADITLRYDANADDLIDVIEGNRVYIPCIYILNKIDQISIEELDLVYKIPHAVPLSAHHKWNFDDLLEKTWEYLNLLRIYTKPKGQLPDYESPVVLKNGQSSIEDFCNSLHKSIMKEFKHALVWGSSVKFSPQKVGKEHFLQDEDVVQIVKK from the exons ATGGGTATCCTTGAAAAGATCGCTGAGATAGAGAGCGAG ATGGCGCGAACACAGAAGAACAAGGCGACCGCTCATCATCTTGGATTGTTAAAGGCTCGGCTGGCGAAGTTACGACGCGAGTTGATCACGCCAAAAGGCGGAGGGGGAGTTCAAGGAGAGG GGTTTGATGTTGCCAAAACTGGGGATGCCAGAATTGGTTTTGTGG GATTTCCTTCTGTTGGCAAGTCAACTTTATTGACCAACCTTGCGGGTGTGTATTCTGAAGTTGCTGCCTATGAGTTCACCACACTCACCACTGTACCAGGAGTGATAAGGTACAAAGGGGCCAAAATACAACTTCTTGACTTGCCGGGAATTATTGAAGGTGCTAAAGATGGTAAAGGAAGAGGACGTCAAGTGATTGCAG TGGCAAGGACTTGCAGCTTAATCTTCATAGTACTCGATGTCCTAAAACCTCTGGGACACAAACGACTCATTGAACATGAACTGGAAGGTTTTGGAATAAG GCTCAATAAGGAACCACCAAATATAACATTCAGAAGGAAGGAAAAGGGTGGAATAAATCTTCAAACAACA TGTAATCAGTCAGAGCTGGACATTGACTCAGTGCGGTCAATTCTGAGTGAATATCGCATTGCTAATGCTGATATCACATTGAGATATGATGCTAATGCAGATGACCTCATTGACGTTATTGAAGGAAACAG GGTTTACATTCCATGCATCTAcatcctaaacaaaattgatCAAATATCTATTGAAGAATTGGATTTAGTTTACAAAATTCCACATGCAGTTCCACTGTCAGCCCATCATAAGTGGAACTTTGATGACTTGTTGGAAAAGACCTGGGAGTACCTTAATCTTCTCAGAAT ATACACAAAACCAAAAGGTCAGCTACCAGATTATGAGTCACCAGTTGTACTGAAAAATGGACAATCATCTATTGAGGATTTTTGTAATTCTCTTCACAAGAGCATCATGAAGGAATTTAAACA TGCACTAGTTTGGGGTTCATCAGTGAAATTCAGTCCACAGAAAGTTGGCAAAGAACATTTCTTGCAAGATGAGGATGTTGTTCAGATAGTTAAAAAGTAA
- the LOC140952445 gene encoding developmentally-regulated GTP-binding protein 1-like isoform X1 — protein sequence MGILEKIAEIESEMARTQKNKATAHHLGLLKARLAKLRRELITPKGGGGVQGEGFDVAKTGDARIGFVGFPSVGKSTLLTNLAGVYSEVAAYEFTTLTTVPGVIRYKGAKIQLLDLPGIIEGAKDGKGRGRQVIAVARTCSLIFIVLDVLKPLGHKRLIEHELEGFGIRLNKEPPNITFRRKEKGGINLQTTCNQSELDIDSVRSILSEYRIANADITLRYDANADDLIDVIEGNRVYIPCIYILNKIDQISIEELDLVYKIPHAVPLSAHHKWNFDDLLEKTWEYLNLLRIYTKPKGQLPDYESPVVLKNGQSSIEDFCNSLHKSIMKEFKHALVWGSSVKFSPQKVGKEHFLQDEDVVQIVKKV from the exons ATGGGTATCCTTGAAAAGATCGCTGAGATAGAGAGCGAG ATGGCGCGAACACAGAAGAACAAGGCGACCGCTCATCATCTTGGATTGTTAAAGGCTCGGCTGGCGAAGTTACGACGCGAGTTGATCACGCCAAAAGGCGGAGGGGGAGTTCAAGGAGAGG GGTTTGATGTTGCCAAAACTGGGGATGCCAGAATTGGTTTTGTGG GATTTCCTTCTGTTGGCAAGTCAACTTTATTGACCAACCTTGCGGGTGTGTATTCTGAAGTTGCTGCCTATGAGTTCACCACACTCACCACTGTACCAGGAGTGATAAGGTACAAAGGGGCCAAAATACAACTTCTTGACTTGCCGGGAATTATTGAAGGTGCTAAAGATGGTAAAGGAAGAGGACGTCAAGTGATTGCAG TGGCAAGGACTTGCAGCTTAATCTTCATAGTACTCGATGTCCTAAAACCTCTGGGACACAAACGACTCATTGAACATGAACTGGAAGGTTTTGGAATAAG GCTCAATAAGGAACCACCAAATATAACATTCAGAAGGAAGGAAAAGGGTGGAATAAATCTTCAAACAACA TGTAATCAGTCAGAGCTGGACATTGACTCAGTGCGGTCAATTCTGAGTGAATATCGCATTGCTAATGCTGATATCACATTGAGATATGATGCTAATGCAGATGACCTCATTGACGTTATTGAAGGAAACAG GGTTTACATTCCATGCATCTAcatcctaaacaaaattgatCAAATATCTATTGAAGAATTGGATTTAGTTTACAAAATTCCACATGCAGTTCCACTGTCAGCCCATCATAAGTGGAACTTTGATGACTTGTTGGAAAAGACCTGGGAGTACCTTAATCTTCTCAGAAT ATACACAAAACCAAAAGGTCAGCTACCAGATTATGAGTCACCAGTTGTACTGAAAAATGGACAATCATCTATTGAGGATTTTTGTAATTCTCTTCACAAGAGCATCATGAAGGAATTTAAACA TGCACTAGTTTGGGGTTCATCAGTGAAATTCAGTCCACAGAAAGTTGGCAAAGAACATTTCTTGCAAGATGAGGATGTTGTTCAGATAGTTAAAAA
- the LOC140952445 gene encoding developmentally-regulated GTP-binding protein 1-like isoform X3, whose protein sequence is MGILEKIAEIESEMARTQKNKATAHHLGLLKARLAKLRRELITPKGGGGVQGEGFPSVGKSTLLTNLAGVYSEVAAYEFTTLTTVPGVIRYKGAKIQLLDLPGIIEGAKDGKGRGRQVIAVARTCSLIFIVLDVLKPLGHKRLIEHELEGFGIRLNKEPPNITFRRKEKGGINLQTTCNQSELDIDSVRSILSEYRIANADITLRYDANADDLIDVIEGNRVYIPCIYILNKIDQISIEELDLVYKIPHAVPLSAHHKWNFDDLLEKTWEYLNLLRIYTKPKGQLPDYESPVVLKNGQSSIEDFCNSLHKSIMKEFKHALVWGSSVKFSPQKVGKEHFLQDEDVVQIVKKV, encoded by the exons ATGGGTATCCTTGAAAAGATCGCTGAGATAGAGAGCGAG ATGGCGCGAACACAGAAGAACAAGGCGACCGCTCATCATCTTGGATTGTTAAAGGCTCGGCTGGCGAAGTTACGACGCGAGTTGATCACGCCAAAAGGCGGAGGGGGAGTTCAAGGAGAGG GATTTCCTTCTGTTGGCAAGTCAACTTTATTGACCAACCTTGCGGGTGTGTATTCTGAAGTTGCTGCCTATGAGTTCACCACACTCACCACTGTACCAGGAGTGATAAGGTACAAAGGGGCCAAAATACAACTTCTTGACTTGCCGGGAATTATTGAAGGTGCTAAAGATGGTAAAGGAAGAGGACGTCAAGTGATTGCAG TGGCAAGGACTTGCAGCTTAATCTTCATAGTACTCGATGTCCTAAAACCTCTGGGACACAAACGACTCATTGAACATGAACTGGAAGGTTTTGGAATAAG GCTCAATAAGGAACCACCAAATATAACATTCAGAAGGAAGGAAAAGGGTGGAATAAATCTTCAAACAACA TGTAATCAGTCAGAGCTGGACATTGACTCAGTGCGGTCAATTCTGAGTGAATATCGCATTGCTAATGCTGATATCACATTGAGATATGATGCTAATGCAGATGACCTCATTGACGTTATTGAAGGAAACAG GGTTTACATTCCATGCATCTAcatcctaaacaaaattgatCAAATATCTATTGAAGAATTGGATTTAGTTTACAAAATTCCACATGCAGTTCCACTGTCAGCCCATCATAAGTGGAACTTTGATGACTTGTTGGAAAAGACCTGGGAGTACCTTAATCTTCTCAGAAT ATACACAAAACCAAAAGGTCAGCTACCAGATTATGAGTCACCAGTTGTACTGAAAAATGGACAATCATCTATTGAGGATTTTTGTAATTCTCTTCACAAGAGCATCATGAAGGAATTTAAACA TGCACTAGTTTGGGGTTCATCAGTGAAATTCAGTCCACAGAAAGTTGGCAAAGAACATTTCTTGCAAGATGAGGATGTTGTTCAGATAGTTAAAAA